Proteins found in one Rhodovulum sp. MB263 genomic segment:
- a CDS encoding DUF58 domain-containing protein, producing MIAAAALRARAEGLAGALPPLLAEAEHLAQAVLLGEHGRRRAGFGDEFWQYRPTHSGDEARMIDWRRSARSDAHFVREKEWQAAQSVLLWVDDAASMGFSGANDHPPKVERARVLALALAVLLTRGGERVGLLGSDLPPRRGPHQILRLTEALGRALSTSDYGLPATGGMPPHSRAVFLSDFLGDLAPIETALTEAADRGVKGALLQVLDPAEEAFPFDGRTIFESMGGGLRHETLKAGDLRDRYLARLAERKARLADLARVTGWHYSAHHTGEGAQGALLWIYRALERRR from the coding sequence GTGATTGCCGCCGCCGCCCTCCGCGCCCGCGCCGAGGGGCTGGCCGGGGCATTGCCGCCACTTCTGGCCGAGGCCGAGCATCTGGCCCAGGCCGTGCTGCTCGGCGAGCATGGACGGCGGCGGGCGGGGTTCGGCGATGAATTCTGGCAATACCGCCCGACCCATTCCGGCGACGAGGCGCGGATGATCGACTGGCGCCGCTCGGCCCGCTCGGATGCGCATTTCGTGCGCGAGAAGGAATGGCAGGCGGCGCAAAGCGTGCTGCTCTGGGTCGATGACGCGGCCTCGATGGGGTTTTCCGGCGCGAATGACCATCCGCCCAAGGTCGAGCGCGCCCGGGTGCTGGCGCTGGCGCTTGCGGTGCTTCTGACCCGCGGCGGCGAGCGGGTGGGGCTTCTTGGCTCCGACCTGCCGCCCCGGCGCGGTCCGCACCAGATCCTCCGGCTGACCGAGGCGCTGGGGCGGGCGCTGTCGACAAGCGATTACGGGTTGCCCGCGACCGGGGGCATGCCGCCCCATTCGCGCGCGGTTTTTCTGTCGGATTTCCTCGGCGATCTCGCCCCGATCGAGACCGCGCTGACCGAGGCCGCCGACCGGGGTGTCAAGGGCGCGCTGTTGCAGGTACTCGACCCGGCCGAGGAGGCCTTCCCCTTCGACGGGCGCACCATCTTCGAGAGCATGGGCGGCGGCCTGCGCCATGAGACGCTGAAGGCGGGCGATCTGCGCGACCGCTATCTGGCGCGGCTGGCCGAGCGCAAGGCGCGGCTGGCCGATCTGGCGCGGGTGACGGGCTGGCATTATTCGGCGCATCACACCGGCGAGGGTGCGCAGGGCGCGCTGCTGTGGATCTACCGCGCGCTGGAGCGCAGGCGCTGA
- a CDS encoding MoxR family ATPase, with the protein MSDETELVAAIETLGEKLAQAKASITRRFIGQERVVDLTLSALLCGGHALLIGLPGLGKTRLVGTLSTVMGLNGARIQFTPDLMPADILGSEVLETAPDGSRAFRFIEGPIFCQLLMADEINRASPRTQSALLQAMQEKSVTIAGEAHPLSPPFHVLATQNPIEQEGTYPLPEAQLDRFLVRIDVPYPDRKTEHDILLATTGVAEDEAHAVFTADELIAAQKIVRRMPVGEGVVELILDLVRACRPAEPEAPKIVREAVAWGPGPRAAQALMLTVRAQALLEGRLAPSAEDVLKMAGPVLIHRMALSFAARARGEDLPRIIEAVARETVQVEAAA; encoded by the coding sequence ATGTCCGACGAGACCGAACTGGTGGCCGCGATCGAGACGCTGGGCGAGAAGCTCGCACAGGCCAAGGCCTCGATCACCCGGCGCTTCATCGGTCAGGAGCGGGTCGTCGATCTGACGCTTTCGGCACTGCTCTGCGGCGGGCATGCCCTGCTGATCGGGCTGCCGGGGCTTGGAAAGACCCGGCTGGTCGGCACGCTCTCGACGGTGATGGGGCTGAACGGCGCGCGGATCCAGTTCACGCCTGACCTGATGCCCGCCGACATTCTGGGCTCGGAGGTGCTGGAGACCGCGCCTGACGGCTCGCGCGCCTTCCGCTTCATCGAGGGGCCGATCTTCTGCCAGCTGCTGATGGCCGACGAGATCAACCGCGCCAGCCCGCGGACCCAGTCGGCGCTGTTGCAGGCGATGCAGGAGAAATCTGTGACCATCGCGGGCGAGGCGCATCCGCTGTCGCCGCCCTTCCATGTGCTCGCGACCCAGAACCCCATCGAGCAGGAGGGCACCTATCCGCTGCCCGAGGCCCAGCTCGACCGCTTTCTGGTGCGCATCGACGTGCCCTATCCCGACCGCAAGACCGAGCATGACATCCTTCTGGCCACCACCGGGGTCGCCGAGGACGAGGCCCATGCCGTCTTCACCGCCGACGAACTGATCGCCGCGCAGAAGATCGTGCGGCGGATGCCGGTCGGCGAGGGCGTGGTCGAGCTGATCCTCGATCTGGTGCGCGCCTGCCGCCCGGCCGAGCCCGAGGCGCCGAAGATCGTGCGCGAGGCCGTGGCCTGGGGGCCGGGGCCGCGTGCCGCGCAGGCGCTGATGCTGACGGTCCGGGCGCAGGCCCTGCTGGAAGGCCGGCTCGCGCCCTCGGCCGAGGATGTGCTGAAGATGGCCGGGCCGGTGCTGATCCACCGCATGGCGCTGAGCTTTGCCGCTCGTGCCCGGGGCGAGGATCTGCCCCGGATCATCGAGGCCGTGGCGCGAGAGACCGTGCAGGTCGAGGCCGCGGCGTGA
- a CDS encoding DUF1285 domain-containing protein, with protein MIVKPVTESLAEAARAASGKGLPPVHLWDPPFCGDIDMRIARDGTWFYLGTPIGRAPLVRLFSTILKREGGKFYLVTPVEKVGITVDDAPFVAVDFERGEDADEPVLTFTTNVGDRVAAGPDHEIRVSRDPETGEPTPYLHVRAGLEALIDRKSFYRLAEIGETRRHEGQDWFGFRSQGAFFPAIPAAELS; from the coding sequence ATGATCGTGAAACCCGTTACCGAAAGCCTCGCCGAGGCCGCCCGCGCCGCCTCGGGCAAGGGGCTGCCGCCGGTCCATCTGTGGGACCCGCCCTTCTGCGGCGATATCGACATGCGGATCGCCCGCGACGGCACCTGGTTCTATCTCGGCACGCCGATCGGCCGTGCCCCGCTGGTGCGGCTGTTCTCGACCATCCTCAAGCGCGAGGGCGGGAAGTTCTATCTGGTGACCCCTGTCGAGAAGGTCGGCATCACAGTCGATGACGCGCCCTTCGTCGCCGTCGATTTCGAGCGTGGCGAAGACGCGGACGAGCCCGTCCTGACCTTCACCACCAATGTCGGCGACCGCGTCGCAGCCGGACCGGACCACGAGATCCGCGTCAGCCGCGACCCCGAGACCGGCGAGCCCACGCCATATCTCCATGTCCGTGCCGGTCTCGAGGCGCTGATCGACCGGAAAAGCTTCTACCGTCTGGCCGAGATCGGCGAGACCCGGCGCCATGAGGGGCAGGACTGGTTCGGCTTCCGCTCGCAGGGCGCATTCTTTCCCGCGATCCCTGCCGCCGAGCTGAGCTGA